Proteins encoded within one genomic window of Acidovorax sp. 107:
- a CDS encoding pitrilysin family protein, whose product MITIKNIAVRALCTSAIALFSSNSAWALLPIQHWTEPNGAKVYLVESPVIPMVDVQIDFDAGTRRDPAGQSGLANAVAAMASKGVKAGRDATAEPALDENGLGEAWADLGASFEANADNDTLHYVLRSLTDPPLLERAARLAARQIAEPVTTDDVWQRDRARWSASLKEANTRPATVANHAFAAAVYGSHPYGVRTTEETLARISVADMQAFHAQYVAACRAKVSIVGAVSRAQAQTLVATLLSRLPATAGCAPLPPVGEVAALTAPAEKAIPFASAQAHVLIGQPGFQRRDPDFLALLVGNHILGGGGFVSRLTHEVREKRGLSYSVYSYFAPGLHAGAFSVGLQTRPDQAVQAVQVSRDVIARFLAEGPSEAELRAAKDNLIGGFALRIDSNKKLLGNVANIAWNDLPLDYLDQWAKKVEALTVADVRTAMAQKLQPDRMVTVVVGGKQP is encoded by the coding sequence ATGATTACTATCAAAAACATAGCTGTCCGTGCTTTATGCACTAGCGCTATCGCCCTTTTTTCTTCCAATTCGGCCTGGGCGCTGCTGCCCATCCAGCACTGGACGGAGCCCAATGGGGCCAAGGTCTACCTGGTCGAAAGCCCGGTCATCCCCATGGTGGATGTGCAGATCGACTTTGACGCCGGCACGCGCCGCGACCCGGCAGGCCAGTCCGGCCTGGCCAATGCGGTGGCGGCCATGGCGAGCAAGGGCGTGAAAGCCGGGCGCGACGCCACAGCCGAGCCCGCGCTGGACGAAAACGGCCTGGGCGAGGCCTGGGCCGACCTGGGCGCCAGCTTTGAAGCCAATGCCGACAACGACACACTGCACTACGTGCTGCGCTCGCTGACCGACCCGCCGCTGCTGGAGCGCGCCGCACGCCTGGCGGCCCGCCAGATTGCCGAGCCCGTGACGACCGACGACGTCTGGCAACGCGATCGCGCCCGCTGGAGCGCCAGCCTGAAGGAAGCCAACACGCGCCCCGCCACCGTCGCCAACCATGCGTTTGCCGCTGCGGTGTATGGCAGCCACCCCTATGGCGTACGCACCACCGAAGAGACGCTGGCCCGCATCAGCGTGGCCGACATGCAGGCCTTTCACGCACAGTACGTGGCCGCCTGCCGCGCCAAGGTCAGCATCGTGGGCGCTGTATCGCGCGCCCAGGCGCAGACACTGGTGGCCACGCTGCTGTCGCGCCTGCCCGCCACTGCAGGCTGCGCACCGCTTCCGCCGGTGGGCGAGGTGGCGGCGCTGACGGCACCTGCCGAGAAGGCTATCCCGTTCGCGTCGGCCCAGGCCCATGTGCTGATCGGCCAGCCGGGCTTCCAACGCCGCGACCCGGATTTCCTCGCGCTGCTGGTGGGCAACCACATCCTGGGCGGCGGCGGTTTTGTCTCGCGCCTGACCCACGAGGTGCGCGAAAAGCGCGGCCTCTCCTACAGCGTCTACAGCTACTTTGCCCCTGGTCTGCACGCCGGGGCCTTCAGCGTGGGCCTGCAGACGCGCCCCGACCAGGCCGTCCAGGCCGTGCAGGTCTCGCGCGACGTGATCGCCCGCTTTCTGGCCGAAGGCCCCTCCGAGGCCGAGCTGCGCGCCGCCAAGGACAACCTCATCGGCGGCTTTGCGCTGCGCATCGACAGCAACAAGAAGCTGCTGGGTAACGTGGCCAACATCGCCTGGAACGACCTGCCGTTGGACTACCTGGACCAGTGGGCCAAAAAGGTCGAGGCCCTGACGGTGGCCGACGTGCGCACCGCCATGGCCCAAAAGCTGCAGCCCGACCGCATGGTGACCGTAGTGGTGGGAGGCAAGCAGCCATGA
- a CDS encoding pitrilysin family protein, with protein sequence MKRAFTLLGLLACLSSGAAFAATTPVSQPSSAPSATASGAQQFTLKNGMQLIVQPDRRAPTAVHMVWVRVGSMDEVDGTSGVAHALEHMMFKGTKTLPPGEFSRRVAALGGRENAFTSRDYTGYYQQIPSNRLEDVMKLESDRFAHNHWPDEEFKKEIEVVKEERRLRTEDQPRAMLAEQLFAATFNASPYRRPIVGWMSDLDAMTPDDVRAFHRQWYTPTNAAVVVAGDVDVAQVRALAEKYYGSLPVHALPARKPRTEPEQKGLRRIAVKAPAEQSYVALAFRAPSLDRVDNLTDEDRDALALMVLSAVFNGYDGARLDRALTQGPNRVADSASSSAMVTGRGPSLFMLSGVPAAGKTAQQVEDALRAEVTRVAKDGVSEAELNRVKTQWIASTVYERDSVMSQAQELGGNWVQGFPLDANERLLALLRTVTPAQVQAVAAKYFGDDQLTVATLLPQPLDAPRARPQLPAGAAIR encoded by the coding sequence ATGAAACGCGCTTTCACCCTTCTGGGCCTGCTGGCCTGCCTCTCGTCCGGGGCTGCCTTCGCGGCCACCACCCCGGTGTCTCAACCCTCCAGCGCGCCGTCCGCCACGGCCTCTGGCGCGCAGCAGTTCACCCTCAAGAACGGCATGCAACTCATCGTGCAGCCCGACCGCCGTGCCCCGACGGCGGTGCACATGGTCTGGGTGCGTGTGGGCTCGATGGACGAGGTGGACGGCACCTCGGGTGTGGCCCATGCGCTGGAGCACATGATGTTCAAGGGCACCAAGACCTTGCCGCCGGGCGAGTTCTCGCGCCGCGTGGCGGCGCTGGGTGGGCGGGAGAACGCATTCACCAGCCGCGACTACACCGGCTACTACCAGCAGATCCCGTCCAACCGGCTGGAAGACGTCATGAAGCTCGAATCGGACCGGTTTGCCCACAACCACTGGCCCGACGAGGAGTTCAAGAAAGAGATCGAGGTCGTCAAGGAAGAGCGCCGCCTGCGCACCGAAGACCAGCCCCGCGCCATGCTGGCCGAGCAACTGTTTGCCGCCACCTTCAACGCGTCGCCCTACCGCCGCCCCATCGTGGGATGGATGAGCGACCTGGACGCGATGACGCCCGACGACGTGCGCGCCTTCCACCGCCAGTGGTACACACCCACCAACGCCGCCGTGGTAGTAGCGGGCGATGTGGATGTGGCCCAGGTGCGTGCGCTGGCCGAGAAGTATTACGGCAGCCTGCCCGTGCACGCGCTGCCCGCGCGCAAACCGCGCACCGAGCCCGAGCAGAAGGGCCTGCGCCGCATCGCCGTCAAGGCCCCGGCCGAGCAGTCCTACGTGGCCCTGGCCTTCCGCGCGCCCAGTCTGGACCGCGTGGACAACCTCACCGACGAAGACCGCGATGCCCTCGCGCTGATGGTGCTGTCGGCCGTGTTCAACGGCTACGACGGTGCCCGGCTGGACCGCGCACTGACCCAGGGGCCCAACCGCGTGGCCGACAGCGCCAGCAGCTCCGCCATGGTCACGGGGCGCGGCCCCAGCCTGTTCATGCTCAGCGGCGTGCCCGCTGCAGGCAAGACCGCCCAGCAGGTCGAAGACGCGCTGCGCGCCGAGGTGACCCGGGTGGCAAAGGATGGTGTGAGCGAGGCCGAGCTGAACCGCGTCAAGACGCAATGGATCGCCTCGACCGTGTACGAGCGCGACTCGGTGATGAGCCAGGCGCAAGAGCTGGGCGGCAACTGGGTGCAGGGCTTTCCGCTGGATGCCAACGAGCGCCTGCTGGCCCTGCTGCGCACCGTGACCCCGGCGCAGGTGCAGGCCGTTGCCGCCAAGTATTTTGGTGACGACCAGCTCACCGTGGCCACCCTGCTGCCCCAGCCGCTGGACGCCCCTCGTGCCCGCCCCCAGTTGCCTGCGGGCGCTGCCATCCGCTGA
- the rsmD gene encoding 16S rRNA (guanine(966)-N(2))-methyltransferase RsmD, with protein sequence MSRSTLRGSAITAEIRKAQAAAAAAPVDPKAAKKNAKDKAAAAATPQGAGEIRIIGGQWKRTRLPVAQRPGLRPTPDRVRETLFNWLGQDLAGWRCLDAFAGTGALGLEAASRGAASVLLVENDAALVAQLQVLQAKLQASAVRVQRGDGVSALKQAAPASLDLVLLDPPFDGDLFAPALQAAAQAVAAQGFIYLEAPRAWTDDELAANGLAVYRHLKAGAVHAHLLRPMVAAAA encoded by the coding sequence ATGAGCCGATCCACCCTGCGCGGCAGCGCCATCACCGCCGAAATCCGCAAGGCCCAAGCCGCCGCCGCTGCGGCCCCCGTGGACCCCAAGGCCGCCAAGAAAAACGCCAAGGACAAAGCTGCGGCGGCGGCCACCCCCCAGGGCGCGGGCGAAATCCGCATCATTGGCGGGCAATGGAAGCGCACCCGCCTGCCCGTGGCCCAGCGCCCCGGTCTGCGCCCCACGCCCGACCGCGTGCGCGAAACCCTGTTCAACTGGCTGGGCCAGGACCTGGCGGGCTGGCGCTGCCTGGACGCGTTTGCTGGCACGGGCGCGCTGGGGCTCGAAGCCGCCTCGCGCGGCGCCGCATCGGTGCTGCTGGTGGAAAACGATGCGGCCCTGGTCGCCCAGTTGCAGGTGCTGCAGGCCAAACTGCAGGCCAGCGCCGTGCGCGTGCAGCGGGGTGATGGCGTGTCTGCACTGAAGCAGGCCGCACCCGCCAGCCTGGACCTGGTGCTGCTGGACCCGCCGTTCGATGGTGACCTGTTTGCGCCCGCGCTGCAGGCGGCGGCCCAGGCTGTGGCCGCTCAAGGCTTCATCTACCTCGAAGCCCCCCGCGCTTGGACGGACGACGAACTGGCGGCGAACGGCCTGGCCGTGTACCGGCATCTGAAGGCGGGCGCTGTGCACGCGCACCTGCTGCGCCCCATGGTGGCCGCCGCAGCCTGA
- the ftsY gene encoding signal recognition particle-docking protein FtsY, with protein MFSFFKKKPAPSPAPTDAPAPAQPVGAPAPAVDAPMAPPPPATPPVATPIAPAPIPAAPAAAPAPAGFGWLRNPFGSKAPEPAAPPPTAPAPAIEPPPSPVAMPPVAPVVTPPPAAPAVTVPAAAPVAASPALPPVAPPVPVAAPAPVATPAPVTPTPAPVAAPVASAAHPAPAPERKGWLDRLKAGLRKTGTSIATVFTGTQIDDALYEELEEALLMADTGVKATTHLLTDLKRRVKDSKTTDPAAVKGLLADALADLLRPLEKALVIGEHTPTVIMVAGVNGAGKTTSIGKLTKHLADEGAAVLLAAADTFRAAAREQLGVWADRNTVEIVSQEGGDPAAVSFDAVTAGKARGKDVVLVDTAGRLPTQLHLMEELKKIRRVVTKADATAPHEVLLVIDGNTGQNALAQVRAFDDALQLTGLIVTKLDGTAKGGVLAAIAQERPIPVYFIGVGEKLEDLETFSAREFAQALLS; from the coding sequence ATGTTCAGTTTTTTCAAGAAAAAGCCCGCTCCTTCGCCCGCCCCCACCGATGCGCCCGCTCCGGCCCAGCCGGTAGGCGCACCGGCGCCCGCTGTGGATGCGCCAATGGCGCCCCCCCCGCCCGCCACGCCGCCCGTGGCTACCCCCATCGCACCTGCGCCGATCCCAGCGGCTCCCGCTGCAGCACCTGCCCCGGCAGGCTTTGGCTGGCTGCGCAACCCGTTTGGCAGCAAAGCTCCGGAGCCCGCTGCGCCGCCCCCCACAGCACCCGCGCCCGCTATCGAGCCCCCTCCATCGCCCGTGGCGATGCCACCGGTGGCGCCGGTCGTCACACCGCCCCCTGCTGCGCCTGCAGTCACCGTACCGGCCGCTGCCCCAGTGGCCGCAAGCCCTGCATTGCCCCCCGTCGCGCCCCCGGTTCCCGTTGCCGCACCCGCGCCGGTTGCTACGCCCGCGCCCGTCACGCCAACGCCTGCGCCCGTGGCGGCACCCGTGGCCTCGGCTGCTCACCCTGCACCGGCGCCCGAGCGCAAAGGCTGGCTCGACCGCCTCAAGGCCGGCCTGCGCAAGACCGGCACCAGCATTGCCACGGTCTTCACCGGCACCCAGATTGACGACGCGCTCTATGAAGAGCTGGAAGAGGCCCTGCTGATGGCCGACACCGGCGTGAAGGCCACCACGCATCTGCTGACGGACCTCAAGCGCCGCGTCAAGGACAGCAAGACCACCGACCCTGCGGCCGTCAAGGGCCTGCTGGCCGATGCACTGGCCGATCTGCTGCGCCCGCTCGAAAAAGCCCTGGTTATTGGCGAGCACACGCCCACCGTGATCATGGTGGCGGGCGTCAATGGCGCGGGCAAGACCACGTCGATCGGCAAGCTCACCAAACACCTGGCAGACGAAGGTGCCGCCGTGCTGTTAGCGGCGGCAGACACCTTCCGCGCCGCTGCGCGCGAGCAGCTGGGCGTGTGGGCCGACCGCAACACGGTCGAGATCGTGAGCCAGGAAGGCGGCGACCCCGCTGCCGTGAGCTTTGACGCCGTCACCGCTGGCAAGGCGCGCGGCAAGGACGTCGTGCTGGTGGACACCGCCGGCCGCCTGCCCACGCAGCTGCACTTGATGGAAGAGCTGAAGAAGATCCGCCGCGTGGTGACCAAGGCCGACGCCACAGCCCCCCACGAGGTGCTGCTGGTGATCGACGGCAACACCGGCCAGAACGCACTGGCCCAGGTGCGCGCATTCGACGACGCGCTGCAGCTCACCGGCCTCATCGTGACCAAGCTCGACGGCACGGCCAAGGGCGGCGTGCTGGCGGCCATTGCGCAGGAGCGCCCCATTCCGGTGTATTTCATCGGTGTGGGCGAAAAGCTCGAAGACCTGGAAACCTTCAGCGCCCGCGAATTCGCCCAGGCTTTGCTGAGCTGA
- the coaD gene encoding pantetheine-phosphate adenylyltransferase yields the protein MAQNVLAVYPGTFDPITLGHEDVVRRATQLFERVIVAVAAGHHKKTLFSLEERIDMVRDAVKMYPQVQVEPFSGLLRDFVVSRGGKAMVRGLRAVTDFDYEFQLAGMNRSLMPQVETVFLTPSDKYQFISSTFVREIAVLGGEVTKFVSPSVEERLAVKVRSLAAPGG from the coding sequence ATGGCCCAGAACGTGCTCGCCGTGTACCCCGGAACCTTCGACCCCATCACCCTGGGCCATGAAGATGTGGTGCGCAGAGCCACCCAGTTGTTTGAACGTGTGATCGTGGCCGTGGCGGCGGGGCACCACAAGAAGACCCTTTTTTCGCTGGAAGAGCGCATCGACATGGTGCGCGATGCCGTGAAGATGTATCCCCAGGTGCAGGTCGAGCCCTTCTCGGGCCTGCTGCGCGACTTTGTGGTGTCGCGCGGTGGCAAGGCCATGGTGCGCGGCCTGCGCGCCGTGACCGACTTTGACTACGAGTTCCAGCTGGCCGGCATGAACCGCAGCCTGATGCCGCAGGTGGAAACCGTGTTCTTGACCCCCAGCGACAAGTACCAGTTCATCAGCAGCACCTTTGTGCGCGAGATCGCGGTGCTGGGCGGCGAGGTGACCAAGTTCGTGTCACCCTCGGTGGAAGAGCGGCTGGCGGTC